From the genome of Ammospiza caudacuta isolate bAmmCau1 chromosome 12, bAmmCau1.pri, whole genome shotgun sequence:
GTTCCTGAAATCTGTTTATAATGTAcatatttcttttattcttaGATGATGGAGCCAGTATTCAGCAAGTATTGGCAGAGCTGACGAACCAGAGGACAGTCCCTAATGTGTTTGTGAATGGAACTCACATTGGTGGCTGTGATGCAACATACCAGGTAACCTGGCTTTAGAAACCAGCTGGAAGTGGACAAGACTGAGGGAATTTGCAGTTTGGTTGTAGCTGAATGTTGTGTGACACAGCAGCCTGGGTGACGTCACTCAGAGCAGGCAGTGTTATCAGTTGTTTGCTCAGAAACATGTGTGCTAAtttgattatttatttctttttctctcccaggCTTATAAGGATGGATCACTGCAGAAACTCCTTGGGGATAACCAAACCATTACAGAACCCTATGAATATGATCTCATTATTATTGGTGGTGGCTCAGGTGGACTTGCATGTTCTAAGGTAGGATGTGAAAATGACATTAGAGAACAGGTGGTATGTAAAACTTATTCAAAAGTTACTCACTATTAATTATGTTGGTATAAAACAGTGTATATTTTGATGAGTATTACTGTTCAACTTGTTAATTAATGAACCAATAGTGGTCTAGTAATGTGCTTACTTAGGGGATAAAGGGACCAGTTTGTTGCCAATGTCTATTCAGCTCTTGATCCTAATTATAGGTTTTAGTTTTCTGGCTGAGGGTGGAACCAAATGTTTTTTAACTATCTCTTCTGCATGTGTAATACACAGGTGCTTCCAAACAGTAATCTAGAAAACTTAAGGGCTGCTGTTGAAGCCTTTTGACAGTTTAGGATTCAGTATCACCagtcatttaaaattaaatgcttcCAGCAGTCCCCTTCAAGGAGCTGCCTCACTCTTTAGTTCCCTTTTCAGGTGCTTTCTCAGAAGATTGTGTAGCTCTTACACAATTAGCTTTTGTTCAGAGTGCCTCAGGACCTAAGGTCCAGATTCAGTTTGCTCTGCTACCCAAGGGATTTGGACACACACTCCCATCTCAGCCAGGTCCTAAACTGTCAGTTTATGTCTTGACAATTGCTGAGCTATACGGCCAAACATGCAGCCTTCATTAGAAAATACaaagcaggcaggaggagctgacaATGGAATTCTTCAGTTGGCCAATTGTGTATTTTCAGAATGTTCAGATCTTTCCTCACAGAACCTTCTGGGACATCAGTTGTAAACTTTGTGCTAATTGCCAAATTGTTCAGAGTAGTATTGAAAATATAAGCCACCCAGCTAAACCTTGTTTGAGGCAGGATTGCAGTTCTTAAATAGATTTGAGCCACCTAGAGATTTAAGTGCTTGAAAAATCAAACAATGTCTACCTGCTAATTTCTTCGATAGAGGAATAGGCATATTCAGGTTGGAGTGGACATGAGAAGAATATCTCATATAAGCTCCTGGCTCCAAGCAAGATCCAATATGAAGTCACACAGGATTGTGCAGGGACTCATCCATTTGAAATAAGCCAGGGTGGAGATGGGAAGCCTTTCTGGGAAACCTGTTTGATTGTCCTCATGATGTGAAAGTTCCTTATATCCAGTCTGAGTCTCTTGTTTCATCTTAAAGCCATTGTCTGTTGTCCCTTTGCTACTTGGCCACTGTGAAGAGCCTGGCACAGTCATCTTAATGTACTTCTCATAGGCACTGGAAAGTTGCTCTGGTGTCCCCTCCAAATTCAGTTGTTCTCCAGGGTAAATGTGTCCAATTCCCTTGGCCTCCTATAGTGggtgtgctccagccccttgaACATCATGGTGGTGCTGCATTGAAATGTCTCCAGTGTGTCACCTTCTGTTCCATGCATGAGCATGCCAAGTCAGTTCTGTCCTGAATGGAAAGCAGAGCTAACagcataaatatttctttaggTGAGGTAGAAGAGAGCCCATCTCATACCTTTTTCATATCATGGCTTTTGACAGCATAGGATGATCTTGATGCAGCATTGAACATGCAAATAGCCATTCAAAGTTTAAAGTCAGTTCTTGAGGGATTTCAGTTTTTGTCTAGGGAAGGAGACAGAAGAGCCATGTATGTTAATGTCTAACTGGTGAAGGTAGTAAAGAAGCCTTTTATTAGTGCTAAATGTATTATGACTATAAATGAATGGACAGGCTTGCTTTGTTCAGTAATGATGACTGGTCTTCTCCATTTTTTATAGGAAGCTGCTGCCTTGGGAAAGAAAGTAATGGTATTAGATTATGTTGTTCCAACACCTCTTGGAACCACATGGGGTAagctttttttaatcttgtgtTTGATGATGTTTGAGTACCAGTGATACATACTGAGATGTTACATATTATGGATTTGTGTTCTTAGGAATTGAGGGTAATTCTTACCTCAATTCTAATTGAGGAATTGAGGGTACACAGATAACAAGAGTTATTTGCCTGGCAtgcctgctgcttttctggatGGTTATTTCTGCTTTGGGCATTGCTATTCTCTGTTCCCTGTCAAAAGTTTTTCTAGCTTTGATCACTTTCAAACCATGTGTGGGTAGTGTGTGCGTGCATGTTCACATTCTAATGTTTGTGGGGATATTTTGCCTTTTAGTTCATCCAGTTCCATATGGTAGACAACTGATAGGCTCCCTTTAGAACAGTGACTCCTTGGCTATGTATGTCTCACATTTTCCTAATTAAGGACAGCTGCTGACTGACCTCATTAGTGATACTGGCAGCTGAGAATGAGTAAGAAACTTTGGTGAAACTTCTTTTGAGTCAAGGAATGAATGTACTCTTGTAGAGAGTATTTCAAACACAGGCATATTTAAATACCAAATAATAGATCATACTAAATTGTAGAAACTCTGGACTTTTTGTCTGGCTTACTTGGCAGCCTGACTAAAATCTGAAACCTTGTGGAGTAAGTAACCAAGCTCTGTGTTTGATATGCTATACCTGTCTGGGGCCAGTGAGCCTAGTAACATCTTAAACTGAATACAAACTTAATGTGTTTATTGTATTCTAAAATGTCCCTTGCAACAGAAGTTTCATGTTACTTGTGTGACTATACAAACCTCCCTGAGGTGAGTGATATAGTGAATATACAAAGTATGTGCTAGGGAAAGCATAAATCCCATTCATGGAAGCAATAATGTGATTCTTTCCATCTTAGGACTTGGTGGCACGTGTGTAAATGTAGGTTGCATTCCCAAGAAGCTGATGCATCAAGCAGCACTTCTGGGTCAGGCACTCCAAGATTCAAGGAAGTTTGGGTGGCAGTATGAAGAACAAGGTTGGTAAGAACACAGAGGGAAGCCCAAGACTGTACAGATGAGATGCTGAGCTCAAGACTGTTCTTTTACTTAATAAATTAGAGGCAGAGTTTAGTACTTTGCTTAGGTGAAGCAGGTGTCCTCCTTCTTCAGTCATAGAAATCTTTGGGGTTGAAAGATAATTGTGTTTTGTTCCCTGTATTAACTGAAATAAATGACAGAATTTCTAGAATGGGCTTAGTTCAGATAGTAACAAGTCACATAAATATTAACATAATAGAACAAGACCTTAATATGTATCATCATTACTGATAATGATGTTTTCTTAGCATGATGTACAATTAATAAGTTAAATTTTTCTTAAGGGCCACATtgcacttttattttcttaaatactAAATTAATGTCTTGTTTCAGTTAAACACAACTGGGAGACCATGGTAGAAGCAGTTCAGAACTACATTGGTTCTCTAAACTGGGGCTATCGAGTGTCTTTGAGAGAGAAGTCTGTGACATACCTCAATTCTTATGGAGAATTTGTGGAACCACACAAAATCAAGGTATACTCTGCATTTAAAATACTTAGTTAGGAGGGAAACTGCCTTGCAAAATTCAACACCAAAAAGGCTTCATCTTAACGTTGCCAAGTTAGGTCAACTGAAGTTAATAACTAATTTGTGAAGTTACTGATTAAGATAATTATTGTGCTTTAGTACCTGCCACAGTGTTTGCAGACCTAGTTCTGTAAGAGTGATGTGGGTATGTGTAAACCCGTGTCTTATAAGAATAAAGGAAAGTGGTCCAGTTTGTTCATACTGATTTCAGCAGCCTGAGTgagaaggggggaaaagaaaggaaactcCAGCTGTGTGATTTTGCAACTTGGAAAATCCTCATACTAAAGCATAAAAActattgaaattaaatttagatTAAGTGCTTGCATAAGAGCTCTGCTAGAACCTTGTGCTGTATCAGCATACAAATTAAAGTGTCAGTCTGGCAAGACAAAGCTTGTTCTGCCAATCTTGCTATAGGTGAGCATACTGAAGCAAGGTTAACCTAGAAGTGCATATTGAAGGCAACTGTTGCACTCAGTGGATGTAATTGTCTGTTTGCAATATCAAGGCTGAACTACTTGTGTTTTAAACCAAGAACTCAGCACTGAAAGATAATAGTAAATTCAATTTACCTTGTGTACCACCTGTTCAAGTGTCCAAGCCACTTAAGTGTCCTTAATCAATAAATGAAGTAGAACAGAGAGACTTCCCAGCAGGaggctggactagatgacctcCTGAGATCACTTCCAACCTGAATTACCTGTTGACTCAATGGGGAAAATGTTTCCCTTCATCTGTGATGGAAAAACTAACAAAGAGCAAGAATGAAAGCCAGATTCTGGGAGAGATGCACTGGCAAGATGGAATTTCCAAAGACCAAGAGTCTCAAATTAGAGTTCAAATTAGTTGGAATTCATGCAAGGTTGGGTCTTAGGCCCTCTGAACTGAAATAATGTAACtagttaccttttttttttttaattactttttatttacaTTAGCTGAAGGACTAATTCATGTTATGCTGTCCCTCTCATTACATTGGCCTTTTATTGTGGGGATAAAGGGGTTGTCTTTAATTTGTTGTGGCTTTTTATAACTCGGAAGTCAAGTTCTCATGAGTAATCCCATCTAACTTAGCAGTTAAAATAGGCAGGATTCAAAGAGTAAATGATTTTAAGTGCTCTAATGGAAGAAAAGCCTGATAGTCAGTTGTTTAAACCTGTTGTTCTTCAGTGACCTGTGTGGTATCTCTAAATGCATTTATTCTTGTTTCAAACTGCTTATTCTTGATTTTTGAACATATCTACAATAATTAAGGAAAGGATTACATAATTTTTATCTTAAAGCATATGAAAACGTCAGTCTTAACTGTGTCTTCATCAACAGGCAACTAACAGAAAGGGACAAGTAACCTATCACACAGCAGAAACTTTTGTGCTGGCTACAGGAGAAAGGCCAAGATACCTGGGTATCCCTGGAGATAAAGAATTCTGCATTACAAGGTGAGATGAAAAGGCACAGAAGACTGAACTTGTCTGCTCTGGTGTTTGCCAAGTCAGACAAGCTTGTGTTGGAAGGACCTTATAACTTAGGCTTCTTCTCTTTTCAGTGATGACCTCTTCTCCCTGCCTTACTGCCCTGGCAAGACTCTGGTTGTGGGTGCTTCCTACGTGGCTCTGGAGTGTGCAGGGTTTCTGGCTGGCCTGGGGCTGGATGTCACTGTGATGGTCCGTTCCATTCTTCTGCGGGGCTTCGACCAGGAAATGGCAGAGAAGGTCGGAGCCTACATGGAAACACACGGCGTGAAGTTCATCAAGAAGTTTGTACCTGTTCAGGCAAGTGCTTTCTTCTCTTAACACATCATTGCTTTGAACAGCACATGTAAAATGCAGGTGTTGTCTGGGAAGGCTTTGGCTCTGTGcacaaataaatgttttatgaGACTGAGCTTTTTTTAACTGCTTAATGATAGATTAGTAGGCTTGAATGACAATGGAAgtgagctctgctgcttcagGTCATTCTAAGCTTACAAAAATTTGCACAGGTTGAGCAGCTGGAGCAAGGAATGCCAGGAAGACTGAAAGTGACAGCAAAGTCTACTGAAGGATCGGAAACCCTTGAAGAAGAATATAACACAGTAAGCATGTCTGGATTTGAAATAAATGGCTATTGATGCACATGAATAGTATTCAAATACTTTTTCTTGAACAACTTGAAGGGAACTCCTCCTTAAAAAGTTGTTCATGTAATTtactggcagaaaaaaaaagtggaaattcaCTATTTGTCTTTAGTTGAACCCTGTCAGCCTGGAGTTTAGTTCATATAAACAGTGTTGTTGCTTCTGGTTCTATTGTGGCTTTTCTGCTTGTTACATCTCTAAAACAAGTTGTACCTGGAAGAGAGTTATGGGTGGCTCCttcaaattttgaaaaaaacagtGTGGAAGGCATTTTATTTATATGCTTCagttttttcactgaaaaactAAAGGAAATCGTATGTTATACTTCTCTTGTGTGAAGtgtttgcatttaattttggggttttttaggttttgcTAGCCATTGGTCGTGATGCCTGTACCAGGAATATTGGGCTGCAGACAATTGGTGTCAAAATCAATGAGAAGTGAGTATTGCTGAACTCCCTAAAACCGCTAaatgcaaggattttttttacctCTGTAAAAGTAGTTTATGATACTGATGGTCTTTTAATTCCCACTGTTATATATGACAATTATGTAAACCTTTGCAAACTTTTTTGTTCTTAATTTGAGTACAGTTGTCCATTAACTTAATTTCTTCAGTATGTGCTTTGTAAAATAACTATTCTGAGTGAATATGTACTAGTTGGTCATTGTGCTGATAGCACAGAGCTCTGTAATAATCAGGTGAAAGACTGAGAGTCCAAAGATGTCTGAGTAGCTTAACTGCCATCAGCCAGGCACTGTTGTTCATGTCTGAACTGGCCCACTGAATACAGACTTCAGCAGTGTGTCAGAGTTGGAGGTGATTGATGCTCTGAAGAGTTTGCAGTTAAAGTAAAAAGGCATAAAGATATTTAATGAAATGAGCTCAGTAGTTAGAGTAAGTTTCTCCCCTGTTTTTTTATAGAGATCTGAGAAAAGTTGTAATGCTAAATTCTGTggtcttctgtttgttttaaaggaaTGGGAAAGTCCCTGTAAATGATGAAGAACAAACCAATGTGCCTCATGTTTATGCAATTGGGGATATCTTGGAAGGAAAGCTTGAACTTACTCCGGTTGCCATTCAGGCAGGGAGACTGCTGGCCCAAAGGCTGTATGGAGGCAGTTCCAAAAAGGTAAAGCTATAAGCAGACAACTTCAATTTATTTCTCAATAAGATGCTTTTTCCCTCAAAACTGCAGTAACATGAGTTAATTTATCCACTTATCTGTTGGCTCTGCAAGTATTTtgttaaaaagaagaaaagttctTCTATAACTTTTTCTGCTGTGTAGTGTATAGAACTTGCATAGtctaaatatgattttttttatttttagtgtgACTATATCAACGTACCAACAACAGTGTTTACCCCTTTAGAGTATGGCAGCTGTGGGTATCCTGAACAAAAAGCCATAGATGAATATGGAGAGCAAAACTTGGAGGTAAGAACACCCAAGAGTCA
Proteins encoded in this window:
- the TXNRD3 gene encoding thioredoxin reductase 3 isoform X1 produces the protein MAEGQRGRRGEGDLAAMAPPPPVQTRLPDWDGLKLRVRNLIASHRVMIFSKSYCPYCNKVKELFHSLHVEYYALELDITDDGASIQQVLAELTNQRTVPNVFVNGTHIGGCDATYQAYKDGSLQKLLGDNQTITEPYEYDLIIIGGGSGGLACSKEAAALGKKVMVLDYVVPTPLGTTWGLGGTCVNVGCIPKKLMHQAALLGQALQDSRKFGWQYEEQVKHNWETMVEAVQNYIGSLNWGYRVSLREKSVTYLNSYGEFVEPHKIKATNRKGQVTYHTAETFVLATGERPRYLGIPGDKEFCITSDDLFSLPYCPGKTLVVGASYVALECAGFLAGLGLDVTVMVRSILLRGFDQEMAEKVGAYMETHGVKFIKKFVPVQVEQLEQGMPGRLKVTAKSTEGSETLEEEYNTVLLAIGRDACTRNIGLQTIGVKINEKNGKVPVNDEEQTNVPHVYAIGDILEGKLELTPVAIQAGRLLAQRLYGGSSKKCDYINVPTTVFTPLEYGSCGYPEQKAIDEYGEQNLEVYHTLFWPLEWTVPGRDNNTCYAKVICNKQDNNRVIGLHVLGPNAGEVTQGFAAAIKCGLTKELLDETIGIHPTCAEVFTTMDITKSSGQDITQKGC
- the TXNRD3 gene encoding thioredoxin reductase 3 isoform X2, coding for MVLDYVVPTPLGTTWGLGGTCVNVGCIPKKLMHQAALLGQALQDSRKFGWQYEEQVKHNWETMVEAVQNYIGSLNWGYRVSLREKSVTYLNSYGEFVEPHKIKATNRKGQVTYHTAETFVLATGERPRYLGIPGDKEFCITSDDLFSLPYCPGKTLVVGASYVALECAGFLAGLGLDVTVMVRSILLRGFDQEMAEKVGAYMETHGVKFIKKFVPVQVEQLEQGMPGRLKVTAKSTEGSETLEEEYNTVLLAIGRDACTRNIGLQTIGVKINEKNGKVPVNDEEQTNVPHVYAIGDILEGKLELTPVAIQAGRLLAQRLYGGSSKKCDYINVPTTVFTPLEYGSCGYPEQKAIDEYGEQNLEVYHTLFWPLEWTVPGRDNNTCYAKVICNKQDNNRVIGLHVLGPNAGEVTQGFAAAIKCGLTKELLDETIGIHPTCAEVFTTMDITKSSGQDITQKGC